DNA sequence from the Frankiales bacterium genome:
GAGCCGGGTCGCGACGGACAGGTAGTCGATCAGCTCGGCCGGCTCGGTGATCGCCTCGACGTCGACCTGCTCGAGCAGGATCAGGTCGGTCGCGTCCACCGGCTGCTCGAGCAGCGGCAGCAGTGCACGGGGGTCTCCGGTCAGCCACGCGATCGGGTCGTGCACGTCCCAGTCCGGGTGGAACCCGAGACCCACCGGGCCGAACGAAGGGGTGGTGTCGCGGTCGTCGACGGCGGTCATCGGGCACCTCCCAGATGTTCGGCTGGTTTCGGATGAATGTGGGAATGCTATCGGAGACCGCTGACAGGCACAACCCCCAATCCCCAGCAATCCCAAGGGATTTCACCGATCGTCCGTCCACAGGGTGTGGACGGCCACGTCAGTCCCCGGGTGGCGTCGGCCTGCTGTGCGGTCCCCACGGGCGCGTCCTACGTGCTGCACTCTCACGCCAGCGTCGCCGCGGTTCGATGCGGAGTCCGCGACTACTCGGGCAGGTGCAAGGGGGCCCCCGCGGGACAGCCTGCGCAATCAGAGTTCCGGACGATCCGGGGGCGTGCCGGTCGACGACTTCGTAGGCGACAGCCAGGTCCATCGGCCACCACCGGACGCCGGCGAAGGCGCAGGGCGGTCCCCACCCAGCGCATCAGCCGCGTCGCCCGATCACGACGCACCAGAGGCTGACGCCGACGTGCGGGATCGCCTCAGCGGCCGGCGTCACGGGAGTCGAGCGCAGGCTCCTCGGCCGCGCGTGTGGTGGGCCGGCGTCGTGCGGGTCAGCTGCCCTGCCCCATGCTCCACAGCGTCCAGATCGCCGTGCGCATCGAGCGCGGCTGCTGCAGCGTCGTCACGATCGCGTGCGCGACATCGTCGGCGGTGAGCCAGTCGGCGAACCGGGGGTCGTCCTCGGTGCGGCCCGCGCCCACGGCGAACTCAGTCGCGGTGCCCGCGGGGCAGATGAGCGTGACGCGCACACCCTGCTCGCGCAGCTCGCGGTCGAGCGAGCCGGCGAGCCCCACCTGCGCGTGCTTGGTGCCGGCGTACACCGCCTCGTCGGCACCGCCGCGGAACCCGGCGACGCTGGACACGATGACGATGTCGCCGCCGCCCGCCTCGAGCAGCGCCGGGAGCGCCGCGCGCACGGTCCACACCGTGCCGGCGTAGTTGGTGTCCATCATCTCGGCGAGCTGCTCGTCGGTCTGGTCGAGGATCCCGCCGTACATCCCGATGCCGGCGTTGGGCACCACGGAGTCCAGCCGGCCCCACCGCTGCACCGCGGCGTCCACGAGCCGCGCGTTGTCCTCGGGACGGCGCACGTCCATCGGGACGGCCACGGCGGCGTCCGCGCCG
Encoded proteins:
- a CDS encoding SDR family NAD(P)-dependent oxidoreductase; amino-acid sequence: MPAAVRDLAGTVVAITGATAGIGAATARQLVAEGARVALGGRRVERLDALVAELGADAAVAVPMDVRRPEDNARLVDAAVQRWGRLDSVVPNAGIGMYGGILDQTDEQLAEMMDTNYAGTVWTVRAALPALLEAGGGDIVIVSSVAGFRGGADEAVYAGTKHAQVGLAGSLDRELREQGVRVTLICPAGTATEFAVGAGRTEDDPRFADWLTADDVAHAIVTTLQQPRSMRTAIWTLWSMGQGS